A genomic stretch from Mycobacterium cookii includes:
- a CDS encoding WXG100 family type VII secretion target, translating to MAERGTLRVQPEVMHSASQALSAAAKDLHTRLIELDGQVRELLARWRGGSGDAYGEAWDLWHRGTGEVQLGLSTLAKVVGVAGAEFQGHDQTATQALDGVYRG from the coding sequence ATGGCGGAGCGCGGAACGTTGAGGGTCCAGCCCGAGGTGATGCACAGCGCGTCACAAGCATTGTCGGCTGCGGCGAAAGACTTGCACACCAGGCTCATCGAGCTCGATGGCCAGGTCCGCGAGTTACTGGCCAGGTGGCGCGGTGGTTCGGGCGACGCGTACGGCGAGGCATGGGATCTGTGGCATCGCGGTACCGGCGAAGTCCAGCTGGGGCTGTCGACATTGGCCAAGGTTGTCGGCGTTGCCGGTGCCGAGTTTCAGGGCCACGACCAAACGGCGACTCAGGCGTTGGACGGCGTCTACCGTGGCTGA
- a CDS encoding WXG100 family type VII secretion target, translating to MADAFSVDADALADAVQQMSEFVRHTESVVAEIGSLVTHLHQTWSGEAAAAHAEAHRHWVRGEATMRKALNALKSAGSAAQHNYSNVMTTNTSMWS from the coding sequence GTGGCTGACGCATTTAGCGTAGATGCTGACGCCTTGGCCGACGCGGTTCAGCAGATGAGTGAATTCGTGCGGCACACCGAGAGCGTCGTGGCTGAAATCGGCTCGCTGGTAACTCATCTGCACCAAACCTGGTCGGGAGAGGCGGCAGCTGCGCACGCCGAGGCGCATCGCCATTGGGTGCGGGGCGAGGCGACCATGCGAAAAGCGTTGAACGCGTTGAAGTCCGCCGGCAGTGCGGCACAGCACAACTACAGCAACGTGATGACAACGAATACGAGCATGTGGTCTTGA